The genomic window TTGCCGACATTGCATTTGCGGCGGGATTCGGCAGCCTGCGCCGGTTTAATGCTGTATTCAAACAGATCTACCAGCGCACGCCGACGGAGGTGCGCAAAGGCAGTGTCAGCGTGTCATCCGGCACCAGTGATGGCACCCTGCGGCTGTTTTTGCACTATCGCCCACCGCTTCAGTGGGAACGCCTGCTCGCTTTCCTGGGCCAGCGGGCCCTGCCCGGGGTGGAGCAGGTGATCGATGGTGTCTACCAGCGAAGCTTCTCCCTCGATGGCAGTCGGGGTGTGCTGCGGGTCGGGCATGAGTTTTCTGCGCACCGCTTGGTGGTCGAAGTGCAGGGCCAGGTGGGGACTTCCCTGTACCAGATCAGCCAGCGCTTGCGCCGACTGTTCGATCTGGACGCGGATACGGACGAGATCGAGAAGGTGCTGGGTTGCGACCCCCTGCTGGCGGAGCAGATTCGCCGCAGCCCCGGCATTCGCCTGCCGGGTGCATGGGATCCGTTTGAGTATGCCCTGCGGGCGATCCTGGGCCAGCAGATTTCGGTGGCAGCGGCCACGACCATTGCCGGTCGGCTGGTGGATCGCTATGGAGGCTCGTTTCGTGATGACGTCGGCAATGTGCACAAACTGTTTCCAACAGCTACCCAGCTTGCCGGGGCGGATTTCAGCGGGCTCGGCCTGACCCGCAAGCGGGCCGAAACCCTGCGCAGCTTTGTCGAGGCGACGCTGGCCGGGCGTGTGAATTTCGACCTGCCGGACCTGGAGGACTGGTGTGAGCAGGTGACGGTTCTCCCCGGTATTGGTGACTGGACGGCCCAGTACATCGCCATGCGCGGACTATCCATGCCCGACGCCTTCCCCGCCTCGGACCTGGGAATACTGAAAGCGCTTGGTGGAGGACCGGACAAGGCTCGCCCAAAGGAAGCGCTGGCGCGCGCCGAGGCCTGGCGGCCCTGGCGTGCCTATGGGGCGCTGCTGCTGTGGCAGTCCCTGCAAGCGGAGAATTGAACATGATTGCTTACGAAGTTTATGAGACCGAACTGGGCCAGGTTGTGATTGCTGCGGATGAGGTGGGGGTCACCGTGCTGCGATTCCTGACTGAGGGAGGTTCGTGGAAGGTGTCTGAGGGGTGGGAGAGAGGACAGTCGGAGCTGACCGATCTCGCCGCGTCCCAGCTGGCAGAGTACCTGGCGGGGAAGCGTCGCACCTTCGAGCTGCCCCTGAATCCAAACGGTACGGAATTCCAGCAGCGGGTGTGGCAGGCCTTGCTGTCCATTCCCTATGGGGAGACCCGCAGCTACCGCGAGCAGGCTGAGGCTCTCGGCAATGTGAAAGCCATCCGCGCGGTGGCGCGGGCCAATGGCGCCAACCCGATTGCCATCGTGATCCCCTGCCATCGTGTTATCGGGGCTGACGGGACCCTGACCGGCTATGCGGGCGGGTTGGACATGAAGGCCCGGCTACTGAGCCTTGAGGGGGCGCGGTTCGTGGACCAACCCAGCCTCATCTGATCCCGCTGACTGCGCCGACCGGGATGGCGCTGGTCATGACTGCCTGCGACCGGGATAATAGGGCGCTTGAGCCGCGCAACGGATCCGGAGGTCAGATGCTGTACAGACTGGGAACAGAAGAGCCAACGCTGGAGGGTGAGGGGCACTACATCGCGCCCGGGGCCCATGTGATCGGCAATGTGCGGATGCTCAGTCACAGCTCCGTTTGGTTCAACGCGGTCGTTCGTGGAGACTGTGACCAGATCACGATTGGCGAGTACAGCAATGTGCAGGACGGGGCCGTTCTGCACACCGACCCGGGAGTCCCGCTGAATATTGGCACCGGTGTAACCATCGGTCATAAGGTGATGTTGCACGGCTGCACCGTCGGCGACTACAGCCTGATCGGCATCAACGCGGTTGTACTGAACGGCGCGAAGATCGGCAAGTGCTGCATCATCGGCGCCAATGCACTGGTCACAGAAAATACCGAGATCCCCGACTATTCCATGGTACTTGGCAGTCCGGGTAAAGTGGTGAAGACGCTGGA from Microbulbifer aggregans includes these protein-coding regions:
- a CDS encoding methylated-DNA--[protein]-cysteine S-methyltransferase, producing MIAYEVYETELGQVVIAADEVGVTVLRFLTEGGSWKVSEGWERGQSELTDLAASQLAEYLAGKRRTFELPLNPNGTEFQQRVWQALLSIPYGETRSYREQAEALGNVKAIRAVARANGANPIAIVIPCHRVIGADGTLTGYAGGLDMKARLLSLEGARFVDQPSLI
- a CDS encoding DNA-3-methyladenine glycosylase 2 family protein, which encodes MRLDPETCARARLARDRRFDGRFFVAVRTTGIFCRPVCPARLPLERNVTYYPTAAEAAQAGFRPCLRCRPDAAPGSPAWGLVSTTVRRALQLMRSEREAASMETLAERLGVSSRYLRRLFSEHLGASPQAIWQAERALFAFGLLRDTSLPVADIAFAAGFGSLRRFNAVFKQIYQRTPTEVRKGSVSVSSGTSDGTLRLFLHYRPPLQWERLLAFLGQRALPGVEQVIDGVYQRSFSLDGSRGVLRVGHEFSAHRLVVEVQGQVGTSLYQISQRLRRLFDLDADTDEIEKVLGCDPLLAEQIRRSPGIRLPGAWDPFEYALRAILGQQISVAAATTIAGRLVDRYGGSFRDDVGNVHKLFPTATQLAGADFSGLGLTRKRAETLRSFVEATLAGRVNFDLPDLEDWCEQVTVLPGIGDWTAQYIAMRGLSMPDAFPASDLGILKALGGGPDKARPKEALARAEAWRPWRAYGALLLWQSLQAEN
- a CDS encoding gamma carbonic anhydrase family protein gives rise to the protein MLYRLGTEEPTLEGEGHYIAPGAHVIGNVRMLSHSSVWFNAVVRGDCDQITIGEYSNVQDGAVLHTDPGVPLNIGTGVTIGHKVMLHGCTVGDYSLIGINAVVLNGAKIGKCCIIGANALVTENTEIPDYSMVLGSPGKVVKTLDESMFELLKASSDHYAGNGKRFAEELVAITES